In Erwinia sp. SLM-02, one genomic interval encodes:
- the yjbE gene encoding exopolysaccharide production protein YjbE has product MKKVLCATAAILYLASSAAFAAPGDVAGSSASTDGTAAGTEAAALSAGASTAIGIGAVAAFAGVALATSGGGDGSNTGTTTTTTTSTTR; this is encoded by the coding sequence ATGAAAAAAGTCTTATGTGCTACTGCAGCCATACTGTACTTAGCAAGCTCAGCTGCTTTCGCCGCACCTGGCGATGTTGCTGGCTCTTCTGCTTCTACTGACGGCACTGCCGCGGGTACTGAAGCAGCAGCACTGTCTGCGGGCGCGTCAACTGCCATCGGTATCGGTGCGGTTGCGGCGTTTGCAGGTGTTGCGCTGGCTACGTCAGGCGGCGGCGATGGTTCCAACACCGGAACCACGACCACCACGACCACCAGCACCACCCGCTAA
- the pgi gene encoding glucose-6-phosphate isomerase has translation MKNINPTQTAAWQALQQHFEQMKDVQIADLFARDNNRFAAFSATFDDQMLVDFSKNRITAETLSKLQALAKETELQDAIKSMFSGEKINRTEDRAVLHVALRNRSNTPIVVDGKDVMPEVNAVLAKMKSFSERIIGGEWKGFTGKAITDVVNIGIGGSDLGPFMATEALRPYKNHLKMHFVSNVDGTHIAETLKGLSPETTLFLVASKTFTTQETMTNAHSARDWFLTSGEQGDVAKHFAALSTNGKAVAEFGIDTDNMFEFWDWVGGRYSLWSAIGLSIVLSIGFDNFEKMLSGAHAMDRHFADTPVEKNLPVLLALIGIWYNNFFGAETEAILPYDQYMHRFAAYFQQGNMESNGKYVDRSGKPVSYQTGPIIWGEPGTNGQHAFYQLIHQGTKIVPCDFIAPAISHNKLGDHHSKLLSNFFAQTEALAFGKSRDVVEKEFTDAGKAASDVEHVVPFKVFEGNRPTNSILLREITPYSLGALIALYEHKIFTQGAILNIFSFDQWGVELGKQLANRILPELEDAKDVNSHDSSTNGLINRYKSWR, from the coding sequence GATGCTGGTCGACTTCTCCAAAAACCGTATTACGGCTGAAACGCTCAGCAAGCTGCAGGCGCTGGCCAAAGAGACCGAGCTGCAGGATGCGATTAAATCGATGTTCTCCGGTGAGAAAATCAACCGCACTGAAGATCGCGCCGTGCTGCACGTTGCGCTGCGTAACCGCAGCAACACCCCTATCGTCGTGGACGGTAAGGATGTGATGCCGGAAGTGAATGCGGTGCTGGCGAAGATGAAAAGCTTCTCCGAGCGCATTATCGGCGGTGAGTGGAAAGGCTTTACCGGCAAAGCGATCACCGACGTGGTGAATATTGGTATCGGCGGTTCAGATCTGGGGCCGTTTATGGCGACCGAAGCGCTGCGCCCGTATAAAAATCATCTGAAAATGCACTTCGTCTCCAACGTTGACGGCACGCATATCGCCGAAACGCTGAAGGGCCTCAGCCCGGAAACCACCCTGTTCCTCGTGGCGTCTAAAACCTTCACGACACAGGAAACCATGACCAACGCCCACAGCGCGCGTGACTGGTTCCTGACCTCGGGTGAGCAGGGCGACGTGGCAAAACACTTTGCGGCCCTGTCGACCAACGGCAAAGCGGTAGCTGAGTTCGGTATTGATACCGACAACATGTTTGAGTTCTGGGACTGGGTTGGCGGCCGCTATTCACTGTGGTCGGCGATTGGCCTGTCAATTGTACTGTCCATTGGCTTCGATAACTTTGAGAAGATGCTGAGCGGTGCGCACGCCATGGACCGCCACTTCGCCGATACGCCGGTGGAGAAAAATCTGCCGGTGCTGCTGGCGCTGATCGGTATCTGGTACAACAACTTCTTCGGTGCTGAAACCGAAGCCATTTTGCCTTATGACCAGTACATGCACCGCTTCGCGGCTTACTTCCAGCAGGGCAACATGGAGTCCAACGGTAAGTACGTTGACCGCAGCGGCAAGCCGGTATCCTACCAGACCGGGCCGATTATCTGGGGCGAGCCGGGTACTAACGGCCAGCATGCCTTCTACCAGCTGATTCACCAGGGCACCAAGATTGTTCCGTGCGACTTTATCGCTCCGGCAATCTCGCATAACAAACTGGGCGATCATCACAGCAAACTGCTGTCTAACTTCTTCGCCCAGACCGAAGCGCTGGCGTTTGGCAAGTCACGCGACGTGGTGGAAAAAGAGTTTACCGATGCCGGTAAAGCCGCCAGCGACGTTGAGCACGTGGTTCCGTTCAAGGTGTTTGAAGGTAACCGCCCAACCAACTCCATCCTGCTGCGCGAAATCACCCCGTACAGCCTGGGTGCGCTGATTGCGCTGTACGAGCATAAAATCTTCACTCAGGGCGCTATCCTGAACATCTTCAGCTTCGATCAGTGGGGTGTTGAACTGGGTAAACAGCTGGCTAACCGCATTCTGCCAGAGCTGGAAGATGCGAAAGACGTTAACAGCCACGACAGCTCAACCAACGGCCTGATTAACCGTTATAAATCCTGGCGTTAA